ACGGCCGAGACTGCGGGGTGTTCGACAGGCATATCTGCGAAGACTACCTTTGCGCCTCGTACAGCGTACTCTCGATGGACGAGAAGACGTTTATCGTAAACCTTCCGCTCGACGCGTACACCTACGGCTTGGTCATCACCGATCCAATGTTGATCAAACGAACTCTTTCGCTCGTGGCCACTGAGTTTGGCTCATCCCCACAGCTCTCCAAGACCAGCGAGTCGTTTCGCAGAGCACTGGCTGAGTTTTTCGAGTTCAAGCACAACTGGCCGTGGCGCGCACCCGACGCGAACTTTGGCCCTTTGAAGGCAGGAAAAGATCTCGAAACTCCTCGCCGCTCATTGATCTTGCCGGAGGGCGAGCTCTCTCCAGATCCTGTGGATGACTTGTTGGTATGTTTCGGCTCGACGTTTGAATCTACCGATGACTTGCTCGAGGCGCGCGACCTGGTTCGCGCACGAATAGTCCAACTCGCCTCGATACTTGTGAATTCATGATCGCTTCATTAGACTCTACGTTTGTGATTGTAATGACGCTGCTGGTTTCGACCGGTACCCTGCTTTTTGTGCAACTATGGCGAGAAGAAGACTAACAATTGTGATGGTGCTCGGGCTCTCGTTGAACGCGTGTGAAGGGTCGTTTGACGTGAACTCCACGCAAATGAATCTGCCCGACCAAAGTCAACCTCAGCCGGACGCTTCCGCTGATTTCAGCACCCCGGACCTCGCCCCAAACACAGATATGGGCACATTCGAAGACGCGGATGAGGACCTCGCGGAGCCTTCTCCGTGCGAAACTGTGCAGTGTGGGGACAATGCGACCTGCTCTGAGGGCACGTGCGCATGCAATTCGGGATTCACGGGTGACCCCAATGCGGGTTGCACACCCGCTGACCCATGCGCTGAGATTCAGTGTCAATATGGCGCCACATGTAACGCTGGAGATTGCATATGCGATGCAGGCTTTGAAGAAGACGGTGACAACTGTGTTCAGATCACTCCTGGTGATACCGCCGCACGAACGCGAGATGAGGTATGTCAAAAGTGGCAGACCGATCACCCAACTACCTCAACTACCATGTGGCAGGTGGAACCGGCCGATGCCTGCGATCCGGGCGTAATCCACCCCACGGTGTTGACCGACGCGCTTCGCCGAACGAGTCTCTTCCGTTGGCTTGTGGGGCTGCCAGGCGTGACATCTGCCCCAGGGGCCGCCGAATCGACTCAGGCCTGTGCGACCACTCTGGCTGCGTCAAACCGCGGGCTCTCTCATAGCCTTGACGAAACCTATACCTGTTACACTCCAGCCGCTGCGCAAGGGGCTGGGTCGAGCAACCTCGCCTTAGGTGTAAATCACCCTGCAAGCTCAGTAGACCTCTATATTGGAGATGTTGGGGTGCGTAGCCTTGGTCACCGACGCTGGATCTTCAACCCGCGCATGGGAGCCACCAACTTCGGACAGCGCAACAACTATTCATGCATGTACGCCTTTGATAGCTCATCGAATGCCAACCCAGAGTACGTTGCGTATCCAGCGCCCGGCTTTTTCCCGCGCTCCGCCTTGATTGGATACTGGTCTTTTGGGAGCACCCAACTCAACCTAAGCAACGCGACTGTGACCATGACCCGAACGGATACCAATGCAGAGGTCCCAGTGAATGACGTCAACGTCCCCTCGGGTAACTATGGCATTCGCGTCGTTGCCTGGCAGGTCCCCGGCGCGGAGCTAGACGTTGAGTATGAAATCACGATTGGGCTCGCGAGCGGCGAAACCCGGGTCTATCGGACCACTTTGGTCAATTGCAATTGATGGTCATTTTTAAGAATCGACAAGTTTCTTTCACTTTATGATTGACCGCGCTAAACTGGCGCATATGTTGACGGCCCCGAGCTAGACGCTCGGAAGAAACGAAAAAAAGGTAATTATCCCTTGGACCCTGAACCCTGGTCTTCTTTAGTCGTTGAGCTCGTCCTTCTTTTTGCAGTGTTGGGAGTCTCGGCATTTTTGTCCGCAGCTGAAACCTCGCTGACGTCTCTCAGTGGCGCGCGAGCGCAACAAATGATCGAGGAAGAACGCGCCACCTGGATGAATCTCTGGGTGAAATCGCCCTCCATGGTCATCACATCCATTCTGGTTGGGAAGAGTTTGGCCAACGTGCTCTTTGTGGTGCTGGCGATCTTGGTCGCTCAAGAGCTCCTCACGACAGCCGAGTTTGACACGTGGGGCGTCTATCTCCTCGTAGCTAGCGTCGCCTTCGCACTTCTGACCTTTGCTGAGGTGGCACCAAAAACTCTCGGAAAACGCTTCTATAAAGGATTCGCCAGTGTATCTGTCCGGGTCCTCAGGGGCCCTTTCTACCTTTTTTACCCGCTTACCTGGCTCTACACCGAACTGACCCAACAGCTTTTCCGGAAACTCGGCGGGTCGCACTCCACGCCTGGCCCACTGACCTTCGACGAAATCGAGTACATGCTCGATATGAACGAGTCCGAGGATAACGACCATACGCGGCTCTTGCGCTCAGTCGTTGAATTCCCCGACACACTCGTGCGCGAAGTCATGGTCCCCAGAACGGATATCGTCTCGCTTTCGGCAGACATGAAGTCCACTCAGATCATCCAAACCCTTGTGGACTGCGGTCACTCTAGACTCCCCGTCTATGAAAGCTCCTTGGATAATATCCTCGGGATTTTCTACGCAAAGGACTTAATGCGATTCCACGCGGACAACGGGACATTCGAAGGCTTTGACCCTACCGCGATTCTGCGCGACCCCTATTTCGTGCCGGAATCCAAACGAATTGCCGATCTACTCGGCGAGTTCCAGCGACAACGCATGCACATTGCGGTGGTGGTCGACGAATTCGGCGGAACCTCCGGAATCATTACGCTCGAAGATATCGTGGAAGAGATTTTCGGCGATATTCAAGACGAATACGACGAAGAACCAGCACAGATCACAGAACTCGGTGAGCAGAAACTCATCGCAGACGCGCGCGTGCCTATCTACGAGATCGAAGAGTATTACGACCTCGACCTTCCGGACCATCCAGACTATGAAACGCTTGCGGGATTCATACTTGCTCATGCAGGGAGCGTCCCCCTAACGGGCCAAGTCTTCGAGTTGCACGGTCTGAAGTTTGAGATCAAAGATGCCGACGCAAAGAAAATCATCTCCGTTGCAATCGAACCCATCTCCGAGTCCGAATTCATCGAAGAAGCCGTCGGCTGACCGACCCCTACTCCGCCTACTTCCAATCTCAATTCTCAATATCGTCGAGCTCGGGATCGCACTGCCGGTCTTACCAGCGATCGCTCTGGCGCTCGGTGCCACGGCTTTCGATGTCGGGCTCCTCTATATGCTCCAATCCTTGGGGCAGTTCTTGACCGGCCCCATTTGGGGCCGACTCTCCGATCGGTTCGGCCGCAAGAACATCCTGATGATCACCTTTGCGCTGGCGGCTCTAGCGGAGATCCTTACCGCATTTGCCACAAGTCTGATCGCCCTTTTCATCACCCGATTCTTTGTCGGCCTTTGTGCGGGCAACGTTGCGGCAGCTTCTGCATACGTCGCGGACGTCACCACCCAAGAAGACCGATCCAAAGGAATGGCAGTGATAGGGGTGAGTTTCGGGCTCGGCTTTACGATCGGCCCGGCCATTGGCGCCCTAATCTCGTTTCTAGCACCAGAAACGATAAGCGTCTGGGGACTCGGTCTACCCTTTCTCGTCGCCG
This Microvenator marinus DNA region includes the following protein-coding sequences:
- a CDS encoding hemolysin family protein; translation: MLGVSAFLSAAETSLTSLSGARAQQMIEEERATWMNLWVKSPSMVITSILVGKSLANVLFVVLAILVAQELLTTAEFDTWGVYLLVASVAFALLTFAEVAPKTLGKRFYKGFASVSVRVLRGPFYLFYPLTWLYTELTQQLFRKLGGSHSTPGPLTFDEIEYMLDMNESEDNDHTRLLRSVVEFPDTLVREVMVPRTDIVSLSADMKSTQIIQTLVDCGHSRLPVYESSLDNILGIFYAKDLMRFHADNGTFEGFDPTAILRDPYFVPESKRIADLLGEFQRQRMHIAVVVDEFGGTSGIITLEDIVEEIFGDIQDEYDEEPAQITELGEQKLIADARVPIYEIEEYYDLDLPDHPDYETLAGFILAHAGSVPLTGQVFELHGLKFEIKDADAKKIISVAIEPISESEFIEEAVG